The Paracholeplasma brassicae genome includes the window TACGATTAATGAAGAAGAATCTGAAATGATATCATCGATTTTCGAGTTTAATGACATCACTGCTCAAGAAATTATGACCCCAAGAACTGAGGTATACATGATAGACATTAATGAGTTTTCTGAGGACACAATCGATGAAATGATCAACGAAAACTACTCAAGAGTCCCTGTTTATAACGATTCACCGGACGATATTGTAGGTATAATTTATATTAAAAATGTACTTAGAGAAGCCAGAAGCGTTGGTTTTGATCAAGTCAAATTAGAAAATATCATGAGTAAGCCTTATTTTATCCCATCAAGAAAAAAAATTAACGAAGTCTTTAGAGAGCTTCAAGCCTCAAAGAATTATATGGCAATTTTAGTGGATGAGTATGGTGGATTTCAAGGCATCGTTACCATTGAAGATTTGATTGAAGAAATTTTCGGTGACATTTATGATGAGTATGACGAAGAAGAAACAGACGTTCGACAAGTCGAACCAAATAAATACGTCATTAATGGCTTAATTTCGATTGAGGAATTAAACGAAGAATTGAATTTAGACATTCCGATTCATGATGATTATGACACAATCGCAGGCTATATATTGAGTCATATTGGTTATATTCCTGAAAAAGAGGATAAAATTGTTGTGAAATATCAAAACCTGACGTTTGAAGTGATTCAAATGGATGAGAAGCGAATTGATGAAATCATGTTGACCATTGATGAAATAGCGAATGAAGCAACCGAAGACGAGACTGAGATTTAGATAACTAAATCTCTTTTTTTTGATGAAAAATGCGGGTTTTCTACGAAGTAAAAGTGATTTTATGATATAATAAATGAGGTGATAATGATGAGACAGCTTAAACAAGCTTTATTTGTAATAAGAACATTAAAACAAAATGGGTTTGAGGCCTATTTTGTTGGAGGATGTGTAAGAGATTACCTCTTAAGAAAAGAAACCAATGACATTGATATAACAACCAACGCTTCACCATCTAAAGTGATGAAGCTTTTTGGTGCGAAACCAACTGGGATTAAATATGGTACGGTTAGTTTTA containing:
- a CDS encoding hemolysin family protein, producing MELPLIILLLVVLTFTNAFFAASMTAIEFANKNKLKLLVSEGQKNASDVLKYQNETSDFLPTIQFGIILSGFFSSAVAARYLVDDISKELANVDFIAHSISSALAFVIVTFVLSFFTVVFGVLVPRRIGLKHSEKIAFGTIGVVKFFMVFFKPSVKLLRMTTNLVLRLFKINPNEEIEKVSEEEIISMIESGTEHGTINEEESEMISSIFEFNDITAQEIMTPRTEVYMIDINEFSEDTIDEMINENYSRVPVYNDSPDDIVGIIYIKNVLREARSVGFDQVKLENIMSKPYFIPSRKKINEVFRELQASKNYMAILVDEYGGFQGIVTIEDLIEEIFGDIYDEYDEEETDVRQVEPNKYVINGLISIEELNEELNLDIPIHDDYDTIAGYILSHIGYIPEKEDKIVVKYQNLTFEVIQMDEKRIDEIMLTIDEIANEATEDETEI